In the Brassica napus cultivar Da-Ae chromosome A7, Da-Ae, whole genome shotgun sequence genome, one interval contains:
- the LOC106357889 gene encoding putative pentatricopeptide repeat-containing protein At3g23330 isoform X1 has protein sequence MSSSSSSKALIKTLIKNPTRIRSKHQAKQLHAQFLRTQSLSHTSASVVISIYTNLKLLHEALLLFRTLESPPVLAWKSVIRCFTDQSLFSHALSSFVDMRASGRCPDHNVFPSVLKSCTMMSDLRLGESVHGYVVRLGLGCDLYTCNALMNMYAKLQGMGSKISAGKVFDEMPQRILDGETMSNALPSGIDSVRKVFELMPRKDVVSWNTIIAGYAQSGMYEDALRMVREMANEDIKPDAFTLSSVLPIFSEYVDVKRGKEIHGYVIRKGIDADVYIGSSLVDMYAKSARIEDSERVFSHLLRRDSISYNSLVAGYVQNGRYNEALKLFRQMVTAKVRPGPVAFSSVLPACAHLSTLHLGKQLHGYVLRGGYSDNIFIDSALVDMYSKCGSIKAARKIFDRMNVHDEVSWTAIIMGHALHGHGHEAVSLFEEMKLQGVKPNHVAFVAVLTACSHVGLVDEAWGYFNSMTEVYGLNHELEHYAAVADLLGRAGKLEEAYDFISNMRVEPTGSVWSTLLSSCSVHKNLELAEKVAEKIFAVDSENMGACVLMCNMYASNGRWKEMAKLRLRMKKLGMRKKPACSWIEFKDKTHGFVSGDRSHSSMERINEFLEAVMEQMEREGYVADTSGVLHDVDEEHKRELLFGHSERLAVAFGIINTEPGTTIRVTKNIRICRDCHVAIKFISKITEREIIVRDNSRFHHFNRGSCSCGDYW, from the coding sequence AtgagttcatcatcatcatcgaaaGCCCTAATCAAAACCCTGATCAAGAACCCAACACGCATCAGATCAAAACACCAAGCCAAGCAGCTCCACGCTCAGTTTCTCAGAACCCAATCACTCTCCCACACATCTGCCTCCGTCGTCATCTCCATCTACACCAACCTCAAACTCCTACACGAAGCCCTGCTTCTCTTCCGCACCCTCGAGTCTCCTCCCGTTCTCGCATGGAAGTCAGTCATCAGATGCTTCACCGACCAGTCACTCTTCTCTCACGCATTGTCTTCCTTCGTCGATATGCGAGCTTCCGGGAGATGCCCAGATCACAATGTCTTCCCTTCGGTCTTGAAATCGTGTACGATGATGTCGGATTTGAGGTTGGGTGAGTCTGTTCATGGGTATGTTGTTAGGCTTGGGTTGGGTTGTGATTTGTATACTTGCAATGCGCTTATGAATATGTATGCTAAGCTTCAAGGGATGGGTTCCAAGATTAGTGCAGgtaaggtgttcgatgaaatgcctcaGAGAATATTAGATGGTGAAACTATGAGTAATGCTCTGCCTTCAGGGATAGATAGTGTGAGGAAAGTTTTTGAATTGATGCCTAGAAAGGATGTGGTTTCTTGGAACACGATCATTGCAGGGTATGCACAGAGTGGAATGTATGAAGATGCTTTGAGGATGGTTAGGGAGATGGCAAATGAGGATATAAAGCCTGATGCTTTCACTTTGTCTAGTGTTCTTCCGATTTTTTCAGAGTATGTAGATGTTAAAAGGGGAAAAGAGATTCATGGGTATGTGATTAGGAAAGGGATTGATGCTGACGTGTATATTGGGAGTAGCTTGGTTGATATGTATGCTAAAAGTGCTCGGATTGAAGATTCGGAAAGAGTGTTTTCTCACTTGTTGAGACGTGATAGTATCTCGTATAACTCGCTTGTTGCCGGGTATGTACAGAACGGTAGATATAACGAGGCTTTGAAGTTGTTCAGGCAAATGGTGACCGCAAAGGTTAGGCCGGGACCTGTGGCTTTCTCGAGCGTGTTGCCTGCTTGTGCTCACTTATCCACCTTGCACCTTGGGAAACAACTTCACGGGTATGTGTTGAGAGGTGGCTATAGCGATAACATATTCATAGATAGTGCACTTGTGGATATGTACTCCAAATGTGGGAGTATTAAGGCTGCTAGGAAGATTTTTGACAGGATGAATGTACATGACGAAGTTTCATGGACGGCTATTATTATGGGGCATGCGTTACATGGTCATGGGCATGAAGCAGTTTCCTTGTTCGAGGAAATGAAACTGCAAGGAGTGAAACCAAATCATGTGGCGTTTGTTGCTGTGCTAACTGCTTGTAGTCACGTTGGGTTGGTAGATGAGGCGTGGGGATATTTCAACAGCATGACTGAGGTATACGGTTTGAACCATGAGTTGGAACATTACGCAGCTGTAGCTGATCTTCTTGGCCGTGCGGGGAAGCTGGAAGAAGCGTATGATTTCATTTCGAACATGCGTGTTGAGCCTACGGGTAGCGTCTGGTCTACGTTACTGTCTTCTTGCAGCGTTCACAAGAATCTTGAGCTAGCGGAGAAGGTGGCGGAGAAGATATTCGCTGTTGATTCTGAAAACATGGGAGCTTGTGTGCTGATGTGCAACATGTATGCATCTAACGGGAGATGGAAAGAGATGGCGAAACTGAGATTGAGAATgaagaagctaggaatgaggaAAAAGCCAGCTTGTAGTTGGATCGAATTCAAAGACAAGACTcatggttttgtctcaggggATAGATCGCATTCGAGTATGGAGAGAATCAACGAGTTTCTTGAAGCTGTAATGGAACAGATGGAGAGAGAAGGGTATGTTGCAGACACAAGCGGAGTGCTCCATGATGTGGATGAGGAGCATAAGAGGGAGCTTTTGTTTGGACACAGCGAGAGATTAGCTGTTGCGTTTGGTATCATCAACACAGAGCCTGGCACGACGATAAGGGTCACTAAGAACATAAGGATATGCAGGGATTGTCATGTTGCTATCAAGTTTATTTCGAAGAtcacagagagagagattatcGTGAGGGATAATAGCAGATTCCATCATTTCAACCGTGGAAGCTGTTCTTGTGGAGACTATTGGTGA
- the LOC106357891 gene encoding serine/threonine-protein kinase tricornered-like: protein MDIVRGWLNKLKSKGKDKFSKKKETTTSNNVNEGSRTAGGEEAVSNVTKQKAAAAKQFIENHYKKQVQSQQQRQERRNMLENKLAAAEVSEEEQKNMLKDLEKKETEYMRRQRHKMGTDDFEPLTMIGKGAFGEVRICREKGTGHVYAMKKLKKSEMLRRGQVEHVKAERNLLAEVDSNCIVKLYCSFQDEEYLYLIMEYLPGGDMMTLLMRKDTLTEDEARFYVGETVLAIESIHKHNYIHRDIKPDNLLLDRSGHMKLSDFGLCKPLDCSILEEKDFTFAQNVSGALQSDGRPVASRRSRSQMEQLQNWQRNRRMLAYSTVGTPDYIAPEVLLKKGYGMECDWWSLGAIMYEMLVGFPPFYSDDPMTTCRKIVNWRNYLKFPEEVRLSPEAKDLICRLLCNVEQRLGTKGADEIKDHPWFVGVEWGKLYQMKAAFIPKVNDELDTQNFEKFDETDKQVSKVTRSGPWRKMLSSKDINFVGYTYKNVEIVEEDQLSGIAELKKKSTKPKRPSIKSLFEDESASSNTSHQGSFLNLLPQVPEKEGKSSSSG from the exons ATGGATATCGTCAGAGGTTGGCTCAATAAGTTAAAGTCTAAAGGGAAAGACAAGTTCTCTAAAAAGAAGGAAACTACTACAAGTAATAATGTAAACGAGGGATCCAGAACAGCTGGAGGTGAAGAAGCTGTGTCAAATGTTACAAAGCAGAAGGCTGCCGCTGCGAAACAATTTATCGAAAATCATTACAAGAAACAAGTGCAAAGTCAGCAGCAAAGACAGGAGAG ACGTAATATGCTGGAGAATAAGTTAGCTGCTGCAGAAGTATCAGAGGAAGAGCAAAAGAATATGCTTAAGGATTTAGAGAAGAAGGAAACTGAATACATGCGACGTCAGAGACATAAAATGGGAACTGATGACTTCGAGCCATTGACTATGATAGGGAAGGGCGCTTTTGGAGAGGTTAGGATATGCAGGGAGAAGGGAACAGGCCATGTCTATGCTATGAAGAAGCTCAAGAAATCTGAGATGCTTCGTAGAGGCCAG GTGGAACATGTGAAAGCAGAGAGGAATCTACTTGCGGAGGTTGACAGCAATTGCATAGTGAAGCTGTATTGTTCATTCCAAGACGAAGAGTATCTGTATCTTATCATGGAGTATCTACCCGGTGGAGATATGATGACGTTGCTTATGAGGAAAGACACACTTACTGAAGATGAGGCGAGGTTTTATGTTGGGGAGACTGTCTTAGCTATCGAGTCCATTCATAAGCACAACTATATCCACAG AGATATAAAGCCTGATAATCTGCTACTGGACAGAAGCGGGCACATGAAACTATCAGATTTTGGATTATGCAAGCCATTAGACTGTAGTATTCTCGAGGAAAAGGATTTCACGTTTGCGCAGAACGTTAGTGGGGCTTTACAAAGCGATGGTCGCCCTGTGGCATCTAGACGCAGCCGCTCCCAAATGGAACAGCTTCAAAACTGGCAGAGAAACAGAAGGATGCTT GCGTATTCAACAGTTGGAACACCTGATTATATTGCTCCAGAAGTTTTGCTGAAGAAAGGGTATGGAATGGAATGTGATTG GTGGTCTCTTGGTGCCATAATGTATGAAATGCTTGTGGGGTTTCCACCCTTTTATTCAGATGATCCAATGACAACTTGTAGGAAG ATAGTGAATTGGagaaattatttgaaatttcCGGAAGAGGTTAGATTATCACCAGAAGCTAAGGATCTTATCTGTAGACTCTTATGTAACGTAGAGCAAAGGCTTGGAACAAAAGGGGCAGATGAGATTAAG gATCATCCTTGGTTCGTAGGTGTGGAATGGGGAAAGTTATATCAAATGAAGGCTGCTTTTATTCCCAAAGTCAATGACGAGTTGGACACCCAGAACTTTGAAAAGTTTGATGAG ACCGACAAGCAAGTTTCAAAGGTGACAAGATCAGGTCCATGGAGAAAG ATGCTCTCATCTAAAGACATAAACTTTGTGGGTTATACATACAAGAACGTTGAAATCGTAGAGGAAGATCAGTTATCAGGGATAG ctgagctgaagaagaagagcacaAAGCCAAAGCGGCCATCAATCAAATCTCTCTTTG AGGATGAATCAGCGAGCAGCAACACAAGTCACCAAGGAAGCTTCTTGAACCTCTTGCCACAAGTTCCAGAGAAAGAAGGCAAATCCAGCTCATCTGGGTGA
- the LOC106357889 gene encoding putative pentatricopeptide repeat-containing protein At3g23330 isoform X2 produces MEVSHQMLHRPVTLLSRIVFLRRYASFREMPRSQCLPFGLEIVYDDVGFEISAGKVFDEMPQRILDGETMSNALPSGIDSVRKVFELMPRKDVVSWNTIIAGYAQSGMYEDALRMVREMANEDIKPDAFTLSSVLPIFSEYVDVKRGKEIHGYVIRKGIDADVYIGSSLVDMYAKSARIEDSERVFSHLLRRDSISYNSLVAGYVQNGRYNEALKLFRQMVTAKVRPGPVAFSSVLPACAHLSTLHLGKQLHGYVLRGGYSDNIFIDSALVDMYSKCGSIKAARKIFDRMNVHDEVSWTAIIMGHALHGHGHEAVSLFEEMKLQGVKPNHVAFVAVLTACSHVGLVDEAWGYFNSMTEVYGLNHELEHYAAVADLLGRAGKLEEAYDFISNMRVEPTGSVWSTLLSSCSVHKNLELAEKVAEKIFAVDSENMGACVLMCNMYASNGRWKEMAKLRLRMKKLGMRKKPACSWIEFKDKTHGFVSGDRSHSSMERINEFLEAVMEQMEREGYVADTSGVLHDVDEEHKRELLFGHSERLAVAFGIINTEPGTTIRVTKNIRICRDCHVAIKFISKITEREIIVRDNSRFHHFNRGSCSCGDYW; encoded by the exons ATGGAAGTCAGTCATCAGATGCTTCACCGACCAGTCACTCTTCTCTCACGCATTGTCTTCCTTCGTCGATATGCGAGCTTCCGGGAGATGCCCAGATCACAATGTCTTCCCTTCGGTCTTGAAATCGTGTACGATGATGTCGGATTTGAG ATTAGTGCAGgtaaggtgttcgatgaaatgcctcaGAGAATATTAGATGGTGAAACTATGAGTAATGCTCTGCCTTCAGGGATAGATAGTGTGAGGAAAGTTTTTGAATTGATGCCTAGAAAGGATGTGGTTTCTTGGAACACGATCATTGCAGGGTATGCACAGAGTGGAATGTATGAAGATGCTTTGAGGATGGTTAGGGAGATGGCAAATGAGGATATAAAGCCTGATGCTTTCACTTTGTCTAGTGTTCTTCCGATTTTTTCAGAGTATGTAGATGTTAAAAGGGGAAAAGAGATTCATGGGTATGTGATTAGGAAAGGGATTGATGCTGACGTGTATATTGGGAGTAGCTTGGTTGATATGTATGCTAAAAGTGCTCGGATTGAAGATTCGGAAAGAGTGTTTTCTCACTTGTTGAGACGTGATAGTATCTCGTATAACTCGCTTGTTGCCGGGTATGTACAGAACGGTAGATATAACGAGGCTTTGAAGTTGTTCAGGCAAATGGTGACCGCAAAGGTTAGGCCGGGACCTGTGGCTTTCTCGAGCGTGTTGCCTGCTTGTGCTCACTTATCCACCTTGCACCTTGGGAAACAACTTCACGGGTATGTGTTGAGAGGTGGCTATAGCGATAACATATTCATAGATAGTGCACTTGTGGATATGTACTCCAAATGTGGGAGTATTAAGGCTGCTAGGAAGATTTTTGACAGGATGAATGTACATGACGAAGTTTCATGGACGGCTATTATTATGGGGCATGCGTTACATGGTCATGGGCATGAAGCAGTTTCCTTGTTCGAGGAAATGAAACTGCAAGGAGTGAAACCAAATCATGTGGCGTTTGTTGCTGTGCTAACTGCTTGTAGTCACGTTGGGTTGGTAGATGAGGCGTGGGGATATTTCAACAGCATGACTGAGGTATACGGTTTGAACCATGAGTTGGAACATTACGCAGCTGTAGCTGATCTTCTTGGCCGTGCGGGGAAGCTGGAAGAAGCGTATGATTTCATTTCGAACATGCGTGTTGAGCCTACGGGTAGCGTCTGGTCTACGTTACTGTCTTCTTGCAGCGTTCACAAGAATCTTGAGCTAGCGGAGAAGGTGGCGGAGAAGATATTCGCTGTTGATTCTGAAAACATGGGAGCTTGTGTGCTGATGTGCAACATGTATGCATCTAACGGGAGATGGAAAGAGATGGCGAAACTGAGATTGAGAATgaagaagctaggaatgaggaAAAAGCCAGCTTGTAGTTGGATCGAATTCAAAGACAAGACTcatggttttgtctcaggggATAGATCGCATTCGAGTATGGAGAGAATCAACGAGTTTCTTGAAGCTGTAATGGAACAGATGGAGAGAGAAGGGTATGTTGCAGACACAAGCGGAGTGCTCCATGATGTGGATGAGGAGCATAAGAGGGAGCTTTTGTTTGGACACAGCGAGAGATTAGCTGTTGCGTTTGGTATCATCAACACAGAGCCTGGCACGACGATAAGGGTCACTAAGAACATAAGGATATGCAGGGATTGTCATGTTGCTATCAAGTTTATTTCGAAGAtcacagagagagagattatcGTGAGGGATAATAGCAGATTCCATCATTTCAACCGTGGAAGCTGTTCTTGTGGAGACTATTGGTGA
- the LOC106357890 gene encoding uncharacterized protein At4g14342, translated as MQASDRFNINSQLEHLQAKYVGTGHADLSRFEWAVNIQRDSYASYIGHYPMLAYFAIAENESIGRERYNFMQKMLLPCGLPPEREDD; from the exons ATGCAG GCAAGTGATAGGTTTAACATCAATTCTCAGCTTGAGCATCTTCAAGCTAAGTATGTTGGTACTGGCCATGCTGATTTGAGCAGATT TGAGTGGGCTGTGAACATTCAGCGTGACAGTTATGCTTCCTACATTGGTCACTACCCCATGCTTGCTTACTTTGCTATCGCTGAGAACGAGTCCATTGGACGTGAACGCTACAACTTTATGCAG AAAATGCTTCTACCTTGTGGCCTTCCTCCAGAAAGAGAAGACGACTAA